A window of Auraticoccus monumenti contains these coding sequences:
- a CDS encoding enoyl-CoA hydratase-related protein, giving the protein MADQEPVGGEDAVDGVRSSLDGAVLTLRLDHPRKLNALTWRMYDELEQHARDVAGDPRVRAVVLTSTGDRAFAAGTDIAQFPGFDADAGLRYEQRVRAVLEALQAVPVPVVAAVPGLAVGAGLVLAAACDLVVAAEDVQFGAPVSRTLGNCIDASAVELVRRRLGAARTDQLLLAADLVSAAELAPSGFITRLLPAGSDPRPVAAELARTIAGGAPLSVRALKQTSRRLDHDPEADCDDLVGACYGSADFAEGVQAFLARRPASWEGR; this is encoded by the coding sequence GTGGCTGACCAGGAGCCCGTCGGCGGGGAGGACGCCGTCGACGGGGTGCGCAGCTCCCTGGACGGGGCGGTCCTCACGCTCCGGCTGGACCACCCGCGCAAGCTCAACGCCCTGACCTGGCGGATGTACGACGAGCTGGAGCAGCACGCCCGGGACGTCGCCGGTGACCCGCGGGTGCGGGCGGTGGTGCTGACCTCGACCGGGGACCGCGCCTTCGCCGCCGGCACCGACATCGCCCAGTTCCCCGGCTTCGACGCCGATGCCGGGCTGCGCTACGAGCAGCGGGTGCGGGCGGTGCTGGAGGCGCTGCAGGCGGTGCCGGTCCCGGTGGTCGCGGCGGTGCCCGGGCTGGCGGTCGGCGCCGGGCTGGTGCTGGCCGCGGCCTGCGACCTGGTGGTCGCCGCCGAGGACGTCCAGTTCGGCGCCCCGGTGTCGCGGACCCTGGGCAACTGCATCGACGCCTCCGCCGTCGAGTTGGTGCGCCGCCGTCTCGGGGCCGCCCGCACCGACCAGCTGCTGCTGGCCGCGGACCTGGTGAGCGCCGCCGAGCTGGCCCCCAGCGGGTTCATCACGCGGCTGCTCCCCGCCGGCAGCGACCCGCGTCCGGTGGCCGCCGAGCTGGCCCGGACGATCGCCGGCGGTGCGCCGCTGAGCGTCCGGGCGTTGAAGCAGACGAGCCGACGACTGGACCACGACCCCGAGGCGGACTGCGACGACCTGGTGGGGGCCTGCTACGGCAGCGCCGACTTCGCCGAGGGCGTCCAGGCCTTCCTCGCCCGACGACCGGCCTCCTGGGAGGGACGATGA
- a CDS encoding amidohydrolase family protein encodes MTAAPADPTPATTTIDAHQHFWVAGESEQPWRGPGHGALVRDFRPEDLATMTVELGIDGTVLVESEDGPEENDRLARWSRLEPVRGVVGWLPLRDPDAARRERTRMDLPRLVGVRCLVGREPLDWLAGDDVVELFTELADAGLSWDVVPLDDVQCAQVVQLAEQVPGLRIVVDHLARPPLDGAPAQPWRDNIARLADAPGVAIKLSVGLDVVSRWDWQPEQLDEVAGVVLEAFGPERTMLASNWPVSELGTDYRTLWRDQVAVLERVVPDADDRAEVLGGTATRWYDLGRWSR; translated from the coding sequence ATGACCGCCGCACCCGCGGACCCGACGCCCGCGACCACCACCATCGACGCCCACCAGCACTTCTGGGTGGCCGGGGAGAGCGAGCAGCCCTGGCGCGGACCCGGGCACGGCGCCCTGGTGCGCGACTTCCGTCCCGAGGACCTGGCGACGATGACCGTCGAGCTCGGGATCGACGGCACCGTGCTGGTGGAGTCCGAGGACGGACCGGAGGAGAACGACCGGCTGGCCCGCTGGAGCCGGCTGGAGCCGGTGCGCGGGGTCGTCGGCTGGCTGCCGCTGCGCGACCCGGACGCCGCGCGGCGGGAGCGGACCCGGATGGACCTCCCCCGTCTGGTCGGGGTCCGCTGCCTGGTCGGTCGTGAGCCGCTGGACTGGCTGGCCGGCGACGACGTCGTCGAGCTCTTCACCGAGCTGGCCGACGCCGGGCTGTCCTGGGACGTGGTCCCGCTCGACGACGTCCAGTGCGCCCAGGTGGTGCAGCTGGCCGAGCAGGTGCCGGGGCTGCGGATCGTGGTGGACCACCTGGCACGGCCGCCGCTGGACGGCGCGCCCGCCCAGCCGTGGCGGGACAACATCGCCCGGCTGGCCGACGCCCCCGGGGTGGCGATCAAGCTGTCGGTGGGGCTGGACGTGGTCTCGCGCTGGGACTGGCAGCCCGAGCAGCTGGACGAGGTCGCCGGCGTCGTGCTGGAGGCGTTCGGCCCGGAGCGGACCATGCTGGCCAGCAACTGGCCGGTCTCCGAGCTCGGCACGGACTACCGCACGCTGTGGCGGGACCAGGTGGCCGTGCTGGAGCGGGTGGTCCCCGACGCCGACGACCGGGCCGAGGTGCTCGGCGGGACCGCGACGCGCTGGTACGACCTGGGGCGGTGGTCACGGTGA
- a CDS encoding gamma carbonic anhydrase family protein, with product MVTVSLHGFEGHHPEVDPTAWVAPTASLVGRVRLAEHASVWFGAVLRGDGEDIVVGPRSNVQDGCVLHADPGLGVRLGRQVTVGHRAVLHNCTVGDRVLVGMGAIVLNRARIGDDVIIGAGAVVAEDVEIPSGSLVLGLPARVRRELTDPEREHLVTNAETYVELARRHAGSA from the coding sequence GTGGTCACGGTGAGCCTGCACGGGTTCGAAGGCCACCACCCGGAGGTGGACCCCACCGCCTGGGTCGCGCCGACCGCCTCGCTGGTGGGGCGGGTCCGCCTGGCCGAGCACGCCTCGGTCTGGTTCGGCGCCGTCCTGCGCGGCGACGGTGAGGACATCGTGGTCGGGCCGCGGAGCAACGTCCAGGACGGCTGCGTGCTGCACGCCGACCCCGGGCTCGGGGTCCGCCTCGGCCGCCAGGTCACCGTCGGCCACCGGGCCGTCCTGCACAACTGCACGGTCGGCGACCGGGTGCTGGTCGGGATGGGCGCGATCGTGCTCAACCGGGCCCGCATCGGCGACGACGTCATCATCGGCGCCGGCGCGGTGGTGGCCGAGGACGTCGAGATCCCGTCGGGCTCACTGGTGCTCGGGCTGCCCGCCCGGGTACGCCGCGAGCTCACCGACCCCGAGCGCGAGCACCTCGTCACCAACGCCGAGACCTACGTCGAGCTGGCCCGGCGACACGCCGGGTCCGCCTGA